One segment of Pleuronectes platessa chromosome 21, fPlePla1.1, whole genome shotgun sequence DNA contains the following:
- the bsk146 gene encoding serine/threonine-protein kinase SBK1: MSSSPLVSRANMDILDELQLIAAQNLERLEVNKYYEVIRELGKGTYGKVDLVIHKIRGTKMALKFLKKKTTKLKSFLREYSISLYLSPCPFIINMFGIAFETDEYFVFAQEYALAGDLFDIIPPQVGLQEAVAKRCVHQVAIALDYLHCKKLVHRDIKPENILIFDRECRKVKLSDFGMTRRAGSPVKRVSGTIPYTAPELCDVSRHEGFCVDYSTDVWAFGVLLFCMLTGNFPWEKALPSDSFYQEFIRWQRRRTNTVPSQWRRFTEQALRMFRRLLSVEQDRRCSVKEVFGYFSHSWMLDTENNNNNGDVNGTISSSSSGEEDEELLVERMKQQTLSPLSPMSPVAVERGSGGGAKGGLMEQVNGHHFVPVSTNSSVSSTNSYDRMPRESSSPGSRMLVATPIEICV, encoded by the exons ATGAGCTCCTCTCCACTGGTGTCCCGAGCTAACATGGACAtcctggatgagctgcagctgatcGCAGCCCAGAACCTGGAGAGGCTGGAGGTCAACAAGTACTACGAGGTGATCAGGGAGCTGGGCAAAGGCACCTATGGCAAGGTGGACCTCGTCATCCACAAGATCAGAG GCACAAAAATGGCTCTGAAGTTCCTGAAGAAGAAAACCACCAAGCTGAAGTCCTTTCTTAGGGAGTACAGCATCTCGCTCTACCTGTCTCCCTGccccttcatcatcaacatgtTCGGCATTGCCTTTGAAACCGACGAATACTTTGTGTTCGCGCAGGAGTACGCTCTGGCAGGAGACCTCTTCGATATCATTCCTCCACAG GTTGGTCTTCAAGAGGCAGTGGCAAAGCGCTGCGTGCACCAAGTAGCCATCGCTCTGGACTACCTGCACTGTAAGAAGCTGGTCCACAGGGACATCAAGCCCGAAAACATCCTCATTTTTGACAGAGAGTGCCGCAAGGTCAAGCTGTCCGACTTTGGCATGACCCGCCGAGCTGGCTCGCCCGTGAAAAGA GTGAGCGGTACCATCCCCTACACGGCCCCGGAACTCTGCGATGTGTCCCGCCACGAGGGCTTCTGCGTGGACTACAGCACCGACGTCTGGGCTTTCGGCGTGCTGCTCTTCTGCATGCTGACCGGCAACTTCCCCTGGGAGAAGGCGCTGCCCTCCGACTCCTTCTACCAGGAGTTCATCCgctggcagaggaggaggacgaacaCGGTGCCGTCCCAGTGGAGGCGCTTCACCGAGCAGGCCCTCCGCATGTTCCGCCGGCTGCTCTCCGTGGAGCAGGACCGCCGCTGCTCTGTCAAGGAGGTGTTCGGCTACTTCAGCCACTCCTGGATGCTGGATacggagaacaacaacaacaacg GTGATGTGAATGGCACCATCTCATCGTCGTCTTCcggggaggaggacgaggagctgctggtggagcGGATGAAGCAGCAGACtctgtcccctctctctcccatgtCTCCTGTGGCGGTGGAGCGGGGGAGCGGCGGCGGGGCCAAGGGCGGGTTGATGGAACAGGTCAACGGCCACCATTTCGTGCCCGTCTCCACCAACAGTTCAGTGTCGTCCACCAACAGCTACGATCGAATGCCGCGAGAGAGCAGTTCACCGGGCAGCCGCATGCTGGTGGCCACGCCCATAGAGATCTGCGTGTGA